TctgttttttaacaatataattatggTCATAGAATATGACTAAACTACTTTTACTTTAGCTCTTATTGTTCTTGATCGATCTTTTTTGATATCACATATACTTGCTCAAAAGAAATATTACTCCAAGTATGTGTAATAGAAAAACCGTGGAGAAGATGGACTCCGATATCTACCCTTGGTGGATCAGGTGATACCTTCGTGTTATATTAACCGTGTCGTTATGTTTAAGTAACCAAAAATGACGAAGATAGAGCATGTGTACTGAAAGAATTTTCCCTACCGAATTTTATGTTTCCTCCATTCTGGAAAAGACCTACTTATTAATGTTGTGGTTCAAGTTCTACATTTAAGATAAGCTAGTTTATTATCGAGTGCACTCATTACACTTTGGCTGCCGTTATGTTCGTTAAATATTGTATCAGACTTTCTTTAACATGATTCTCAGCCTCGCATTTGcttcaaatttaattaaaataagaaaaatcagTTAATTCCATAATACCACTTTTTGTCAAATTCAAGTCACTTGCAAATACAAACCATTTTCaattcttaattattttatgagGGAATACCATCAAATAATGAGATTCAGGAACgttgtttcatgtttaattttagaTTGTGTTCAGTCTCTTTTTTCTTCAAACTCGGCCAAAATGAGGAAAATCAGTTTGATCtccaaaatatatttctgttgaaCCTCAAGCTATTTGTAGATTCCATTCATTTTGAATGGGAAATCGGTATTTTTGTTTGTCTgcaattaagcataaagctacacaatgggatatctgtactctgctaAATATGGTTATCGAAATTAGGCTTCtagtgttgcaagtccgcagacataccgctgtgccacttatAGACGGTATGTTTGGAAGTACCATAATAGTCTAAATTAAGCGAAATGCCTCATCGGGAGCAATATATTGCAAATAAGGTATAGTTGAAATGCTAGTGGATATTTTTTTGATTGAAAATTCTGTATTGAGCGAGTTTATAACTATGTGGTATAGATTATTATCAGTCTTAGTTCGGCGTAATATCACATTCAAAATACTGCTACAAAAATACTACTCAaaggaaggcccggcatggccaagcgcgtaaggcgtgcgactcgtaatccgagggtccccggttcgcgcccgcgtcgcgctaaacatgctcgccctcccagccgtgggggcgtataatgtgacggtcaatcccactattcgttggtaaaagagtagcccaagagttggcggtgggtggtgatgactagctgccttccctctagtcttacactgcaaaattagggacggctagcacagatagccctcgagtagctttgtgcgaaattccaaaacaaacaaacaaagctaaatGCTAATACACATAGTCGTGTTCTCTCAGCCAAGGCGTTTTGTTATCTTATAAGTCATAATCAACCAATATAAATAGAATTTTGGTTTAGGACTTGTAAGCTAATAGCTAGCCCTTATAATGAGCTTAAATCTGACGTAATATACCTTGgcatttccaaaaaaaaaaagggggtgCAAATAGAGGGGTATAATAAATCACAAATTAACCCACtttaataaattgatttaattttaattccgttttgaaacagttatttattaaGTTGATACGTCTTACTATCAACTGGAGAAATTTATCAATTATCTTATTATTACtaacattttttatacatttaaataataataattatgtggtTGCCTATTAGAACAGGGTTCTGTGCTGGAATTATTTCCAAATTCCATCTAGGGGTTATAAAGTGAAGTAATAAAACTGTGGTTGGAATTGTTTCGTATCAGGCTACGTGGGTTAAGATTAAGGgaggaattattattattacagtttttaaagtttctttacttttgtaagtattatgtagaattaaatgttaatttgtagTAGTATGATATTTTTAACCTATATGAATTTCCTGAATGTGTTACCGAAATGTATTAGGCTTGTGTACTGACCGATTCAAAGTCGAAAACTTGAATTATTTAGGAATGAGTATATCCTACAAAGCAATGTCGTGTTATTGTTGTTAGGCTTAAGAAATGTAGGTAGGGTGGAGTACGAATAGACGTTAATATTACACATTATCACTCGGTGTTAATTGTTATATCGATTagatttgttatatattattttgtgcaCAACTTAAAAGTATcttgtgaattttaattttttattatgtgcTCAGTATTCACATTCAATATTGATTTCAAGCTCCAAAGTATTAAGATTTTTAGTAATGTAGATATCATCATCAGTAATTGTCATGAGAGTAAGTATGAACATTTCTTACTCAAAATTTTCTGTGTTAAAAGtggtacttattaatatttttatttatgaatactCTAGCCTGCCTTAAATTATTTGCTCTTAACTTGGACAAATTTACTaccattaataataaaatcaagtaTTGTATTTTCTAGAgcatttagtttaaaaattacatttattactatATCCAGGTTGAAAGTAGCCAATGGCTTCTAATGGACCAGCTTCAAATTTGGAGTATGATAGAGACCTTCAAAGTGTTTTACATGATGTTCCATCCATGAATGAAAGCAATGATGTAGTCCATGGAGGTACCCCTTCTCATTCAAAAAGTGCCAGtaacagtgataataaaattCAGCAATCTATTGGTTCTGGATCACACAGAACAGTAATTCCTCCTGCATCTCTTCCAGCCAGTGGTCAGTGGAATCCTCTAATGCCTCCAGGTTAGTGTCAAGATAAATAGCAAtcctttaaatatttctgtacagCATTATCAGAAAAGTTTCTTTTGTATTTACTTAAGGTTAATTTGTAACTTTTATGTGATTCTAAAATGTAAACCAGTTATCTACATAATTGTGAATGTACTAAACTgcttaaaaacaatacaatttattcaAATGATCTCACAAGATGTTTTAGCAGGTATTCTAAAAATTTATGTACTTGTGTACAACCTCGTTACTAGACTAGAACCAGCCAATATACAGGTGTCTGATAAATTTTTACTAGTTGTTAAAATATCACTAAATTAAGAGGTTTTACTCttagtattttaaaaaagttattctaatacCATATGtcaaagttgtttttaaaactgataaGTTGTAAAAACAgactatttgttttttaatatcaataataaatacatttaaagttttttttcagtactaaatctctgattttagcaaATACAAATGTGCCATTGTCAAGTCCTAGTCCCTCTCAGAATGGAGAAGACACAAGATCTCAAGTCACAAGACCTCCTCAGTCAAAGATAGACTCACTCAAACAATGGAGCATTTCAACATACAAATGCACCCGACAGATTATTTCAGAAAAACTAGGgaaagtaaaaaaattgttttattatcaatatttttgttttagaaaaacttatTTGTACACATTACTACTATTACTACTGTTTAAACCCAATAATCAGGTTGTATACATTGTCCTGATAAAACAACTTAAACCTGTGGTGTTGATATGGAATGGCATTATCACAACTGTTCtaagaaaatataactgtttGGCTAATTgctatgattttttttacataacctcatttcaataaacaaattttaataggGATAAGTCTCATATTTTATGcatgtaaaacaaacatcagaaaaaaataaataatttattcatagaCTGAaattaactttgtaatttttatgaatttgtcCATGATTTTGACCATCACAATTAAAATTTATGGTAACTTCAAAGATTGTACATGTATTAATTAAGCAAAGAGggtgttaatataaatattaatttctattacCAGTATTTTTaccaaaccaaaatatatttgcTTGAATCGCTCAAGCCAAGCTAGTGATACGTATTCTTGtggaaacaacaacaatgaaactatattttcaaattaGTATAGAAGTATTTCTACTATTATCTGAATTTAATTACAGTAATCTGATAATCTGTTTAAACCTAATATAACTTAAATTACTGAATGCAGTTCTGTAGCTATAATTTTGAAGATTAAtctgttaaaaatgaaataattttgaatttaatacTAGAatttagaatgtaacaaagttgaaGTAGAAAGTGATCATGATTTTATTGCTTTTCACcacaagttttatatttcaatgtttattacAGAAAAGGTACTTTAATATTACTCCTAATTACAATGACGTAAAAGCTGAGTTGAGGAGGTCTtcatgcatatatacatataaggaTTGCTGTAACATGTTGTTAACTCCTCATGTGCTTTTAATTTATTGAAGTGTAAGCTTAATAGTTACTCATACAATTATTTCATCATTTAATTGGAAAATTATAACCTCtcataaaagtattttacataaaaatattctcatAAAACCATCAGAATTAAAACCAAAttgatggttaaggtgctcgacttgtaatctgtgggtcagaggtttgaatccccatcccactaaacatgcttgctctttcaactgtggggacatTATCATGTGATtgttagtcccactattcattagtaaaagagtagcccaagagtgactagtgggtggtgatgagtagttgtcTTCTGTCTAGTCTGTCACTGTTAAATCAAAGACAGCTAATGCAGTTAGCTCTTGTAAAGTTTtatacaaaattccaaacaaactaggCCAAGAGACTAAGCAAAATTAGATTCTGGTTAAAGACAgactaaatgtgttttatatttttttcttcagggCAGCAGAACAGTGGACTCAGAGCTAGAATGTCAGATTGAACAGCTTCGAGAGACACAGAGGAAGTATACCAACATTCTCCGATTGGCTCGGGCTCTAGCCAGCCATTTCTATCATGTAGTACAGACACAGCATGCTCTTGCTGAGTCTTTCTCTGACTTAGCTCACAAATCCCCTGAACTGCAGGAAGAGTTTCTTTATAACTCTGAAACACAAAGAAATTTGGGAAAGAATGGAGAAACACTCTTAGGAGCCCTGAATTTCTTTGTTTCATGTCTTAATACACTGTGCAATAAGACTATAGAAGACACTCTTCTGACCATCAAGCTGTATGAAAATGCAAGGTAGGAAACAACTATGTTATTAGATTAATAGGCCTTCTATCCTGAACAGTATTTTAAGTTCTTTTTATCTTTTAAGTTTTTTGACAGATTTCTTTTAATTATGCTAGACATAAGAACAGAAGTAATGTTTTTATAGGTTCAGACTACATATAGTTATTTTATCCCTTACCCACTTGGGATATTTTATCTTATTACAAGGGCAAAATCTCATTTGTGAATTGAAAAAATTggagaatttttatgttttcaggttttatttttgtaaatagtagCATAATATTCAATTATTTGAACTAGCTTGTATTATTTAATGAAGTATAAagagaaatttaattaaaaaaatccaaaatatgCTTTAAGACTAAATAAGCACCCTCTAAAAAAAATggtttttcaacataaaaaaattgtCAAGATTCTTCACCTTGTTTGTTGTTGCCTTCTCTGGACACGGACTATTACTGGGTAAATATGCAACATTTAAACCTTGTATGTCGTGTGTAACTTACTTAGGAACATGAAATAACTAATATGTAaatacattgtgtgtgtgtgtgtgtgtgtgtgtattgtatttgacaaattttctttttctcaagtgAATCCTGGACTTTTAAATGGGCAATGATATAGGcctttttattgatttcaatGTCATCTAGGcctaaaaaaaataagtatagaGTAGGTATGTGATAAAACTGCCCTATGTGAAAGCTTTATGACTGTCAGAAAGGTGTCATGAAAACCAATACAGCATGGTTGCACATTTGAAAAAGCTGCCattaaaacatttgaagaaaaatattctttgtcaACTAAACCTTGTGGTAGTTTTGTGTCATCTACACATTCATTTTTATCGGCTACACCTGATGCTATTTTTGATAGTAAAACAATTGAAGTGTCCGTAGGTCAGTCGGGACCAAGGAATTACTCCTTAGACTGAATcttatttaaagtgtaaaaatgaaaatttggtgCTTGATGAAAATCACAACTACTTCTAGCAGGCACAAGACCAACTTTTTTGTACAAACAGTGAAGTGTGCAAATTTATTGTGTTTACGTTTAAAGATTTCAAAGTCATTCCAGTACAGAGAAATGAGACATTTATTAGCAAAACGGTTTCACAATTGACAGTGTTTTATGAGCAACATTTCTGCAAAGTTCTTTTGGAAAAACACTTTTACAGGaacatagaaaaatataattttaatgattactAATACATGTATTGGTTAAACTGTTTAGTGTTATTGTAACTGTATCTACCACACtcaaattatacaattatttggTATCCCTTGCTGATATCATTCTGTATTCCTGTGTTTCTCACCTTTAGCTTGAGCTTGGTCTATGTTCAGATAAACAGGAAACTGTCTGGGGTGATTAAGGTTACATCTAATTGTATgttcacttatttatttattttttttttttactcgagGTTTGAAAGTTCAACTTTACCTGTGGATGTGAATAAGGGTAGACATTTGTCATGTTTTGTATCTTGTTTGTATTTCCGACTCATAAAATTTTATGTGATATCTTTGACTGAATGAATGTCATACTTGTATCTCATAATAGTTTTTACGGAATACATGAACCAGGTATATCAGAAAGGAATTTTTAATTTTGCTGTAGCTGTGTGTCCCTCTGTATTTTTATTCTCATAACATTACTTTTTAATGTAACACGAATGTAAATTGGAAAACAATaggataaaataaacaacaaaattctgACCTTTGGCTCTCATTTTGTTTGTCACAatacatgtacatataaaatatctTCACATCATTTTGGGGCATTTGGAATCTGGTAAAATGTGTACATCAAAATTATGCATCAGCTGGCACAATGcatgaacaaaaacaaagcatGAAGCAAATAAAAGTGATATCTGAAGACAGTCTCTGATGAATTAAGGGGATTCTTTAAAATTGTATGACTTTGTGAGCCCAATGTATCTTTCCATATGGATGTGTTTTGATGATATTTTCCTGTCATTCAATACTGTTTTCTGATTCAatctattttatctttaaaaaattggAATATTGATGGTAACAAGGTATTAGGCGAACATATCTTGTACATCAAAACCCTTGTCTGACGTGATAGAATCGTCAGGATCACATTTTTTCATGAATGAAGATCACTCCACAATCTGATGATCACTCGCTGCTCCTTCATATAACAAGGACAGATTGGTGCACATACCCCCATGAGATATCCCAATTAGCACTTTGGCAGTATTCCTATTCTTGTATGAACTATATGTAGCCTGTTGCACAGTAGGAAGTGTTGGTTTGTTAATGGGGAATTCAGTACCATCAGTTACCACATGTGTTTTAGGGAAATTTTCTTTGAAACTTGATGGAGCATAAAACTGAACTAAGTCACGGTTTGACCAAATATTTTGTTCTCACCGTTGTAATGAAATAAACCAAACTCGTAtacaaaaaacattgtaaacatctGATTCTGACACACTGAAGAAACAACTCAAATCAAAATTGGTATGATTCTTCCTCAGTTTAACAAGAACCATAAAAAATCTGTCTATAACAGAAAAAGTGTCTGACATTGGGCCATACATATAGGTAAGTACATGAACAGCAGGATGTAGAGTTGCAGAAACATACATTTGTCAAAATCTTGCAATCCAGTGTAGTTATGCATGTCTTGTGGATCATGCCGGAATTTCTCTGCACTGAGTATAGGATCATGTGTATGCATGGCAGGATCCATGGTAGCATCACAAGTGATTGGAAGTGGAGGGAAAGGGGTCTGTTGCCATGTTGCAAGTTGTCACATGAGAGCTGGTTGCATGTTCAAGTGTTGTCACAACATTGCATTCTTTTCCAGTAACATTTGGTACAGGTGGAACAATCTAATATGAAACAGACAGAACAAAGAACAAGTATTATGCTTACTTAGTTATAAGTTACAAAGATATGTCATAGTGTGCAATGCATTCATGGATTTAATGTGAAC
This sequence is a window from Tachypleus tridentatus isolate NWPU-2018 chromosome 5, ASM421037v1, whole genome shotgun sequence. Protein-coding genes within it:
- the Arfip gene encoding ADP ribosylation factor interacting protein arfaptin, coding for MASNGPASNLEYDRDLQSVLHDVPSMNESNDVVHGGTPSHSKSASNSDNKIQQSIGSGSHRTVIPPASLPASGQWNPLMPPANTNVPLSSPSPSQNGEDTRSQVTRPPQSKIDSLKQWSISTYKCTRQIISEKLGKGSRTVDSELECQIEQLRETQRKYTNILRLARALASHFYHVVQTQHALAESFSDLAHKSPELQEEFLYNSETQRNLGKNGETLLGALNFFVSCLNTLCNKTIEDTLLTIKLYENARLEFDAYRNDLEELMQGTRGDAMSSKLDEARKSYTTYKEKYEKLRSDVSVKMKFLEENKVKVMHKQLLLFHNAVSAYFSGNQSMLESTLKQFNIKMKNPNSSSQSWLEQ